The Streptomyces kanamyceticus genome window below encodes:
- a CDS encoding MHYT domain-containing protein, whose product MQGTVDGFSYGVVTPVVAYLMACLGGALGLRCTTRSLLVDRSWRPGWLALGSAAIGSGIWTMHFVAMMGFTVAEAPIRYDKALTFASLAVAIVMVGIGVFIVGYRGATGTALFTGGTITGLGVASMHYLGMAGMRLRGTLEYNTLVVTASVVIAVVAATAALWAAAQVRGFLWSLGASLVMGLAVSGMHYTGMAALSVHLHGSGAVPPGDSPAEILAPMMIGPLAFLLLAGVIVMFDPLMVLGGRPEAKDTAARARSGPSYSVPRSGDRHVPPRRRGSRQRPGSRTPQNW is encoded by the coding sequence ATGCAGGGCACGGTCGACGGGTTCAGCTACGGAGTCGTCACACCGGTGGTGGCGTACCTCATGGCTTGTCTGGGAGGGGCGCTCGGCCTGCGCTGCACCACCAGATCGCTGCTCGTCGACCGCTCCTGGCGGCCCGGCTGGCTGGCGCTCGGCTCGGCCGCGATCGGGTCCGGGATCTGGACCATGCACTTCGTGGCCATGATGGGCTTCACCGTCGCGGAGGCCCCGATCCGCTACGACAAGGCGCTGACCTTCGCGAGCCTCGCCGTCGCCATCGTCATGGTCGGCATCGGCGTCTTCATCGTCGGCTACCGCGGCGCCACGGGCACGGCCCTGTTCACCGGCGGAACCATCACGGGGCTCGGTGTCGCCTCGATGCACTACCTCGGAATGGCCGGTATGCGTCTTCGCGGGACGCTGGAGTACAACACCCTGGTCGTCACCGCGTCCGTGGTGATCGCCGTGGTCGCCGCCACCGCGGCCCTCTGGGCGGCCGCACAGGTCAGGGGATTCCTGTGGAGTCTGGGCGCGAGCCTGGTGATGGGCCTGGCCGTGAGCGGCATGCACTACACCGGCATGGCCGCCCTCAGCGTCCATCTGCACGGCTCGGGCGCCGTGCCCCCCGGTGACTCGCCCGCCGAGATCCTCGCGCCCATGATGATCGGCCCGCTCGCCTTCCTGCTCCTCGCGGGAGTCATCGTGATGTTCGACCCGCTCATGGTCCTCGGCGGCAGGCCCGAGGCCAAGGACACGGCGGCCAGGGCCCGCTCCGGGCCGTCCTACTCCGTCCCGCGCTCGGGCGACCGGCACGTCCCGCCGCGCCGGCGCGGATCCCGGCAGCGGCCCGGCTCCCGCACCCCGCAGAACTGGTGA
- a CDS encoding methylated-DNA--[protein]-cysteine S-methyltransferase — MYSHAQEQERKQDGRQVVWAVVESDIGPLLLAATGEGLVTVAFHATDAVRDKVLEGLGSRLGAEPVQEPGSPLLAEPIRQFAAYFAGERRDFDLPLDWSLISGFNRQVLRELATTVPFGTVVGYGDLAHRVGQPRAAQAVGLAMGANPLPVVVPCHRVVESDGGIGGFGGGLETKRQLLALEGVLPQPLF, encoded by the coding sequence ATGTACTCCCATGCGCAGGAGCAGGAGCGGAAGCAGGACGGCCGTCAGGTCGTCTGGGCCGTCGTCGAGAGCGACATCGGCCCGCTGCTGCTCGCCGCGACCGGTGAAGGACTCGTCACCGTCGCGTTCCACGCCACCGACGCGGTGCGCGACAAGGTCCTGGAGGGGCTCGGCTCCCGGCTCGGCGCCGAGCCGGTCCAGGAGCCCGGCTCCCCGCTGCTCGCCGAGCCCATACGCCAGTTCGCGGCGTACTTCGCGGGCGAGCGGCGCGACTTCGACCTGCCGCTCGACTGGTCGCTGATCTCCGGCTTCAACCGCCAGGTGCTGCGCGAGCTGGCCACCACCGTGCCGTTCGGCACGGTGGTGGGCTACGGAGACCTGGCCCACCGCGTCGGCCAGCCGCGCGCGGCGCAGGCCGTGGGCCTCGCGATGGGCGCCAACCCGCTGCCGGTCGTGGTGCCGTGCCACCGCGTGGTGGAGAGCGACGGGGGCATCGGCGGCTTCGGGGGCGGTCTGGAGACCAAGCGGCAGCTCCTCGCGCTGGAGGGCGTGCTGCCGCAGCCGCTGTTCTGA
- a CDS encoding pseudouridine-5'-phosphate glycosidase, giving the protein MLVVSDEVQTAVAERQPVVALESTIIAHGLPRPRNLQVAKELEAVVREEGAVPATIAVLDGRPHVGLDKEQLERVANEDGIRKLGHRDLPLAVATGASGATTVSATALLAARAGLRVFATGGLGGVHREWTVTQDESADLGLLARTRITVVCAGVKSILDVPATLERLETLGVAVAGYGTDRFPGFYLADSGHPVDWTLRAPGEIAEVMRAQDALDGPDAALIVANPVPRDEQLDPVLHARVLAEALAACEERGITGQAITPFLLDELVRRTEGASLEANLAAVRGNVRLGARIATAWAGR; this is encoded by the coding sequence GTGCTGGTGGTGTCCGACGAGGTGCAGACGGCGGTCGCGGAGCGGCAGCCCGTGGTGGCCCTGGAGTCCACGATCATCGCGCACGGCCTGCCGCGGCCGCGCAACCTCCAGGTGGCGAAGGAACTCGAAGCGGTCGTACGCGAGGAGGGCGCCGTCCCCGCGACGATCGCCGTCCTCGACGGGCGCCCCCATGTCGGCCTGGACAAGGAGCAGTTGGAGCGGGTCGCGAACGAGGACGGCATCCGCAAGCTGGGCCACCGCGACCTGCCGCTCGCCGTCGCCACGGGCGCGAGCGGGGCGACGACGGTGTCGGCCACGGCGCTGCTCGCCGCCCGCGCGGGACTGCGGGTGTTCGCCACGGGCGGGCTCGGCGGGGTGCACCGGGAGTGGACCGTCACCCAGGACGAGTCGGCCGACCTGGGGCTGCTCGCCCGTACCCGGATCACGGTGGTGTGCGCGGGCGTGAAGTCGATCCTGGACGTACCGGCGACGCTGGAGCGCCTGGAGACCCTCGGCGTCGCGGTCGCGGGGTACGGGACCGACCGCTTCCCCGGCTTCTACCTCGCCGACTCCGGGCACCCGGTGGACTGGACGCTGCGCGCGCCCGGTGAGATCGCGGAGGTGATGCGCGCCCAGGACGCGCTCGACGGGCCCGACGCGGCGCTGATCGTGGCGAATCCGGTGCCACGGGACGAGCAGCTCGATCCCGTGCTCCACGCGCGCGTGCTCGCCGAGGCACTGGCGGCGTGCGAGGAGCGGGGCATCACGGGGCAGGCCATCACCCCGTTCCTGCTCGACGAGTTGGTGCGGCGCACCGAAGGGGCGTCCCTGGAGGCCAACCTCGCCGCGGTGCGCGGCAACGTACGGCTCGGGGCGCGGATCGCGACGGCCTGGGCCGGGCGGTGA
- a CDS encoding MFS transporter — translation MTSTLDAPGIPAPEALPALRRRTNAVLIASQILGGLGVPIGIALAPVLATEVSGTEALSGLAPTASVTGTALLSLPLAALMTSRGRRPGLVLAYLVGALGAGLVVLASVVASFPLLLLGMAAFGAGSSANLQARFAAADLAEPDRRGRAISHVIWATTIGSVLGPNIAAPTSRAFSGTAIPEKAGPFLFAAGIFAVAALVVAVLLRPDPLLTARALAPDEDHSAGSRSLKAGVAAVAGSPMARLALVTVTVSHTVMVSIMVMTPVDLGHHGASLQLVGLVISGHIAGMYAFSPVLGWLSDRFGRLAVIGLAVGLLSCAALLAGTAGPSHGQTAAGLFVLGLGWSAGLVAGSALLTDSVEGPARAAVQGLSDLTMNASAGIGGGLAGLIVARASYGWLNLVGACVLLPMAGLAVRRAVRPAS, via the coding sequence GTGACTTCGACCCTCGACGCCCCCGGCATACCCGCGCCGGAGGCGCTCCCCGCCCTGCGCCGCCGTACGAACGCGGTGCTGATCGCCAGCCAGATCCTGGGCGGGCTCGGGGTGCCGATCGGCATCGCGCTCGCCCCGGTCCTCGCGACCGAGGTGAGCGGGACGGAGGCGCTGTCCGGGCTCGCGCCGACGGCGTCCGTCACCGGCACGGCCCTGCTCTCGCTGCCGCTGGCCGCGCTGATGACGTCACGGGGACGCAGGCCCGGCCTCGTCCTCGCGTATCTGGTCGGCGCGCTGGGGGCGGGGCTCGTCGTGCTGGCCTCGGTCGTGGCGAGCTTCCCCCTGCTGCTGCTCGGCATGGCGGCCTTCGGGGCGGGCTCGTCCGCCAATCTGCAGGCCAGGTTCGCCGCGGCCGACCTCGCCGAGCCCGACCGGCGCGGCCGCGCCATCTCGCACGTCATCTGGGCCACCACCATCGGCTCGGTGCTCGGCCCGAACATCGCCGCGCCGACCAGCCGCGCCTTCTCCGGCACGGCCATCCCCGAGAAGGCGGGCCCCTTCCTCTTCGCCGCCGGGATCTTCGCGGTCGCCGCGCTCGTGGTGGCGGTGCTGCTCCGCCCCGACCCGCTGCTCACCGCCCGCGCCCTGGCCCCGGACGAGGACCACTCCGCGGGGAGCCGCTCGCTGAAGGCCGGTGTCGCCGCGGTGGCCGGGTCGCCGATGGCCCGGCTCGCGCTGGTGACGGTGACCGTGTCGCACACGGTGATGGTCTCGATCATGGTGATGACCCCGGTGGACCTGGGCCACCACGGGGCGAGTCTGCAACTGGTCGGCCTTGTCATCAGCGGGCACATCGCGGGCATGTACGCGTTCTCGCCGGTCCTCGGCTGGCTCTCCGACCGGTTCGGCAGGCTCGCCGTGATCGGCCTCGCGGTCGGGCTGCTGAGCTGCGCCGCGCTGCTCGCGGGCACCGCGGGGCCCAGCCACGGCCAGACCGCCGCCGGGCTCTTCGTCCTCGGCCTCGGCTGGTCCGCGGGCCTGGTGGCCGGATCGGCGCTGCTCACCGACTCGGTGGAGGGGCCCGCGAGGGCTGCCGTGCAGGGTCTGTCCGACCTGACCATGAACGCCTCGGCGGGCATCGGCGGCGGGCTCGCGGGACTGATCGTCGCGCGGGCCAGTTACGGCTGGCTCAACCTCGTCGGCGCCTGCGTACTGCTGCCGATGGCCGGACTCGCCGTACGCAGAGCGGTCAGGCCCGCGAGCTGA
- a CDS encoding glycerophosphodiester phosphodiesterase family protein — protein sequence MYARAAAATAAALIGAGSLVLPTATATAQTPAASRAAHHDSPLVVAHRGASAYAPENTFAAIDKARDMGFRWVENDVQRTKDGELVIMHDDTLKRTTNVEEVFPDRAPWKVGDFTAAEIRQLDAGSWFSPKYAGQRVPTLQQYMRRVSHNHQSLVFEFKKPELYPGIEKQGLRVLRDTGWLDKHHVKSKLVIQSFSADSVKTVHALRPDVKTGFLGTPAAAELPAYAEFADQINSAHTSISADYVDAIHAQKGPHDKPLEIFTWTVNDAPSAVRAAGFGVNGIITNTPDVVRKALREG from the coding sequence GTGTACGCACGCGCTGCCGCTGCCACCGCCGCCGCCCTCATCGGAGCCGGCTCACTCGTCCTCCCCACCGCCACCGCCACGGCGCAGACCCCCGCGGCGTCCCGCGCCGCACACCACGACAGCCCGCTGGTCGTCGCCCACCGGGGTGCCTCCGCCTACGCGCCGGAGAACACCTTCGCGGCCATCGACAAGGCCCGTGACATGGGGTTCCGCTGGGTCGAGAACGACGTCCAGCGGACCAAGGACGGCGAGCTCGTGATCATGCACGACGACACCCTGAAGCGGACGACGAACGTCGAGGAGGTCTTCCCCGACCGCGCCCCGTGGAAGGTCGGTGACTTCACGGCCGCGGAGATCAGGCAGCTGGACGCGGGCAGCTGGTTCAGCCCGAAGTACGCGGGCCAGCGCGTGCCGACCCTGCAGCAGTACATGCGGCGGGTCTCGCACAACCACCAGAGCCTGGTCTTCGAGTTCAAGAAGCCCGAGCTCTACCCGGGCATCGAGAAGCAGGGCCTGCGGGTGCTGCGCGACACGGGCTGGCTCGACAAGCACCACGTGAAGAGCAAGCTGGTCATCCAGAGCTTCAGCGCCGACAGTGTGAAGACCGTGCACGCGCTGCGGCCCGATGTGAAGACCGGTTTCCTCGGCACCCCCGCGGCCGCCGAGCTGCCCGCGTACGCGGAGTTCGCCGACCAGATCAACTCGGCGCACACCTCCATCTCGGCCGACTACGTAGACGCGATCCACGCGCAGAAGGGCCCGCACGACAAGCCCCTTGAGATCTTCACCTGGACGGTCAACGACGCGCCGAGCGCGGTGCGCGCGGCGGGCTTCGGGGTGAACGGGATCATCACCAACACCCCTGACGTCGTCCGCAAGGCGCTGCGCGAGGGCTGA
- a CDS encoding cupin domain-containing protein has protein sequence MTTNDQAVASFAVHIPDVDLEAEPLDPEQIVSGDPVVTGKVLWESADGKQLRGIWQITPGVVTDTEANELFVVVSGRATVEVEGGATLEIGPGDAAVLREGDRTTWTVHETLRKAYHITLP, from the coding sequence ATGACCACGAATGATCAAGCTGTCGCGTCTTTCGCCGTGCACATTCCGGATGTCGACCTGGAGGCCGAGCCCCTGGACCCGGAGCAGATCGTCTCCGGCGACCCCGTGGTGACCGGCAAGGTGCTGTGGGAGTCGGCCGACGGCAAGCAGCTGCGCGGCATCTGGCAGATCACCCCCGGCGTGGTCACCGACACCGAGGCCAACGAGCTCTTCGTGGTCGTCAGCGGCCGCGCCACCGTCGAGGTCGAGGGCGGCGCCACGCTGGAGATCGGTCCGGGCGACGCGGCGGTGCTCCGCGAGGGCGACCGCACGACCTGGACGGTCCACGAGACGCTGCGCAAGGCGTACCACATCACGCTGCCGTGA
- the uvrB gene encoding excinuclease ABC subunit UvrB, with translation MRPVSKIERTVAPFEVVSPYQPSGDQPAAIAELERRIRAGEKDVVLLGATGTGKSATTAWMIEKLQRPTLVMAPNKTLAAQLANEFRELLPNNAVEYFVSYYDYYQPEAYVPQSDTYIEKDSSINEEVERLRHSATNSLLTRRDVIVVASVSCIYGLGTPQEYVDRMVPLKVGDEIDRDQLLRRFVDIQYTRNDLAFTRGTFRVRGDTIEIFPVYEELAVRIEMFGDEIEALSTLHPLTGEVISDDDHLYVFPASHYVAGPERLEKAVNGIEKELAERLAELEKQGKMLEAQRLRMRTTYDLEMLRQIGSCSGVENYSMHFDDREPGSAPNTLIDYFPEDFLLVLDESHVTVPQIGAMYEGDASRKRTLVDHGFRLPSALDNRPLKWEEFLGRIDQTVYLSATPGKYELSRGDGFVEQIIRPTGLVDPEVVVKPTEGQIDDLVHEIRQRTEKDERVLVTTLTKKMAEDLTDYFLELGIQVRYLHSDVDTLRRVELLRELRAGEYDVLVGINLLREGLDLPEVSLVAILDADKEGFLRSGTSLIQTIGRAARNVSGQVHMYADKITPAMEKAIDETNRRREKQIAYNKEKGIDPQPLRKKINDIVSAIAREEVDTEELLGSDYRKPKEGKAAKAPVPALGGKAAKSTKAKAKKSAEATPTDRPAAELAEQIEEMAERMRAAAADLQFEIAARLRDEVSEMKKELRQMREAGQA, from the coding sequence ATGCGGCCCGTATCGAAGATCGAACGCACGGTGGCACCTTTCGAGGTCGTCAGCCCGTACCAGCCAAGCGGCGACCAGCCGGCTGCCATCGCCGAGCTGGAGCGGCGCATCCGCGCAGGTGAGAAGGATGTCGTCCTGCTCGGCGCGACCGGCACCGGCAAGTCGGCCACCACCGCGTGGATGATCGAGAAGCTCCAGCGCCCCACGCTCGTGATGGCGCCGAACAAGACGCTGGCCGCCCAGCTGGCGAACGAGTTCCGCGAGCTCCTGCCGAACAACGCCGTGGAGTACTTCGTCTCGTACTACGACTACTACCAGCCCGAGGCGTACGTCCCGCAGTCGGACACCTACATCGAGAAGGACTCCTCGATCAACGAGGAGGTGGAGCGCCTGCGCCACTCCGCGACGAACTCGCTGCTCACCCGCCGCGACGTGATCGTGGTCGCCTCCGTCTCCTGCATCTACGGCCTCGGCACCCCGCAGGAGTACGTGGACCGGATGGTCCCCCTCAAGGTCGGCGACGAGATCGACCGCGACCAGCTCCTGCGCCGCTTCGTGGACATCCAGTACACGCGCAACGACCTGGCGTTCACCCGAGGCACCTTCCGGGTCCGCGGCGACACCATCGAGATCTTCCCGGTCTACGAGGAACTGGCCGTCCGCATCGAGATGTTCGGCGACGAGATCGAGGCGCTCTCCACGCTGCACCCGCTCACCGGCGAGGTCATCAGCGACGACGACCACCTCTACGTCTTCCCCGCCTCGCACTACGTGGCGGGTCCCGAGCGCCTGGAGAAGGCGGTCAACGGCATCGAGAAGGAGCTGGCGGAGCGCCTCGCCGAGCTGGAGAAGCAGGGCAAGATGCTGGAGGCGCAGCGCCTGCGCATGCGCACCACGTACGACCTGGAGATGCTCCGCCAGATCGGCTCCTGCTCCGGCGTCGAGAACTACTCGATGCACTTCGACGACCGAGAGCCCGGCTCCGCCCCGAACACCCTCATCGACTACTTCCCCGAGGATTTCCTCCTGGTCCTCGACGAGTCGCACGTCACGGTCCCGCAGATCGGCGCGATGTACGAGGGCGACGCCTCCCGCAAGCGCACCCTCGTCGACCACGGCTTCCGGCTCCCCTCCGCGCTGGACAACCGCCCCCTGAAGTGGGAGGAATTCCTCGGCCGCATCGACCAGACCGTCTACCTCTCGGCGACCCCGGGCAAGTACGAACTCTCGCGCGGCGACGGCTTCGTCGAGCAGATCATCCGCCCCACCGGACTCGTCGACCCCGAGGTCGTCGTCAAGCCCACCGAGGGGCAGATCGACGACCTGGTGCACGAGATCCGCCAGCGCACCGAGAAGGACGAGCGCGTCCTGGTCACCACGCTCACCAAGAAGATGGCCGAGGACCTCACCGACTACTTCCTCGAACTGGGCATCCAGGTCCGCTATCTGCACAGCGACGTCGACACGCTGCGCCGCGTCGAGCTCCTGCGCGAGCTGCGCGCCGGTGAGTACGACGTCCTCGTCGGCATCAACCTCCTGCGCGAGGGCCTCGACCTGCCCGAGGTCTCCCTGGTGGCGATCCTCGACGCCGACAAGGAGGGCTTCCTGCGCTCGGGGACCTCCCTGATCCAGACCATCGGCCGCGCGGCGCGCAACGTCTCGGGCCAGGTCCACATGTACGCGGACAAGATCACCCCAGCGATGGAGAAGGCCATCGACGAGACCAACCGGCGCCGGGAGAAGCAGATCGCGTACAACAAGGAGAAGGGCATCGACCCGCAGCCCCTCCGTAAGAAGATCAACGACATCGTGTCGGCGATCGCGCGCGAAGAGGTCGACACCGAAGAGCTCCTCGGCTCGGACTACCGCAAGCCGAAGGAGGGCAAGGCCGCCAAGGCCCCGGTGCCCGCGCTCGGCGGCAAGGCGGCCAAGTCCACCAAGGCCAAGGCGAAGAAGTCCGCGGAGGCCACGCCCACCGACCGCCCCGCGGCCGAACTGGCCGAGCAGATCGAGGAGATGGCCGAGCGCATGCGCGCGGCCGCCGCCGACCTGCAGTTCGAGATCGCCGCGCGACTGCGCGACGAGGTGTCGGAGATGAAGAAGGAACTGCGGCAGATGCGGGAGGCGGGCCAGGCGTAG